The following nucleotide sequence is from Aedes aegypti strain LVP_AGWG chromosome 3, AaegL5.0 Primary Assembly, whole genome shotgun sequence.
CCGCTTATGAGAGTAATGAAAGCGAATAAATCCCAAATTCCTTTCCTATCGACTGCCTGTCACATCATCGTTAACACATTCAATTAATTGGTGCAAACATGGTTTGAAACGCAAGTCCAATTAAGCGGAACAATTACCTAATTAATCGAAGCGGAATTATCATACCACGGTTCGAGTGCAgtgggaaatttttcccattctctctctctcttcatAACTGGTTAATCGGTTgcgaattgaaaattttaattgaacTAATTTATCTCTTCTCTTTGTTTGCAGGTAAATGCAGCACGCTTGACAATGACCGTGAATGAATAATCGTCGATAGTGTATGACATGTTTCAGATAAGTatataataatttgtttattacAACTAGTTGTCCCGGAAAACTTTTTCTTTCCattaagtaggctgttgaaaacgccATAAAACGTACAGTTTCTTTCGCTCTCGTTTTTTCCTATTTTCCCGTCCAATTTCCTTTACTTTTTAAACACACAAATAGGACGGAATATTTAGGAACATAGCTATATTGCTATtcgcatttgagatgcaaatgttgagttaacgtcctccaaatgcggtaacacaaaataatcaaaggacacctagcaacgattacataaatcaccgccaccctagcaagaaaattctatctttgacatcgcattgcttgtgaaaaatcttaccgcggttggtgttcccgcatttgatttttgcatttcaaacgcacacagcaatacaagAATTTTCAATCTGAAAGTCCGTTCGCAAGgcattcgtgacatacaaaaccGTTCCATACTAGTTGTCCCAGCAAACGCTGTATTGCCAAGCACGATGTAAAATATtcagaaggtgatatattccgaaatttGACAGCTACtaagtgacgtcattcctatacactctgaaaaaaatgcgaaaaaaatgatctagtggtccggatggCAAATgttacgataggaatgacgacacatgtttacaatcgaaattaaaaaaaaaatgaaagttggatgcatagaaaactatgggctcattcacaaatttcataacgctggagggggtgggtgtGTGTCCTCGTGGTGTTACgggtcatacaaaatttgtaaaatattcatacaaaaagcgttacgagggggtgcacactaagatttttttcacgagctcggctgtgcgaatctcggtttccagattttaaccgagactcagctaacaatttgtctggttgcttagcaacgaagcacgattcactgatactcggcttttatttactgagatcccaggaaatttgtttgccgatttCTCGGCTGAGcagatctcggttaaaataagctgagattcggcattctaatttaagtgtgtgggtgggtgtcgaaaatggccatttttggcgttatgaaatttgtgaataaaccctatgGTTCTTtattccatgtttgtccaggaagATCGaaggtaacaaaaaaaaactagtgaTTCTCAACAAGTTTGctttgattgtcgttggcaagctggagttatcttgcattttgaaaaaactttgtttcttatTTCATGTGTAGTAATATATGCCTTCCTCCCAGGTTCATACTGACTTGTTAGTTTTGTATGCCGTGTTGCCaatcaactttcgattatatagATTTATAAAATACCTGTACtcgctttgaaaatattaaataaaaatcttgtaaaaagaATGCAGAAAGATTATAGATTTTCGTCCAAACAACTAGCAAAGTTACCTCGTTTCACGATTTAAACAATACCTACATGTTTTTCGTTTCGTGTCCAATTCGCAATCGAGAACCTTGAAAAGTTATCAATGATTGCTGTCCAGCTCCAGCACTGAGCCGGGATAAAAGTGTTCTCCAGCCCCGTTGCGCCACCGAACAGAACACACCGGACAAGTTATCGATTTAATTAATGTTTGATGCTTCCGAGCGCCTCGAAGCGCCCGAGAAGTTCTTCTTTCTTGGCAAAACTAGAACGGTGGTGGCGACAGCTGGTCCCTATGCGACTCTGTATTAAATGAAACGAACTGTTTCATTCGCATTCCCCTCCCTTCCGCCTCAGTAAGCAATACAATTCCCCTTGTGCCCGCCCAAGGCAAGACGCTGTTGAAAATTAAGCTGGTAATTGGAAAAGTTGTGCCTTTTATTTCAGCGTGATCATTTTAACAAACTCCTCGTAGTCTATTTGTCCGTCGCAGTTGACATCCGCCTCCCGGAGCAGTTCTTCGATTTCCTCCTCGGCCAGCTGTTCCCCGAAAGATTGGAGAGCCGCTCGCAATTCGTCCGCCGAAATCAGCCCATCTCCGTTGCGGTCGAAGATCCGGAAGGCTTCCTTGAGTTCCTCCTCGCTATTGAAGTCCCGCAATCGGATGGACATCATTGCCACGAAGTCCGGAAAGTGGATCATTCCTTCGTGGTCGACGTTGACTTCTTTGAGCAGTTCTTCCACTTCCGCGTCGGATACATTTTTGCCAAGGGATCGAAGGACTGTGCCAAGTTCTGAACAGGTTATGGTTCCGTCGCCGTTGGTGTCGAACAGGGAGAAAGCTTCCCGCAGTTCTTCGATTTGATCCTGGGAAAGCTTGTCTGGCGGGGTTTGGGCGGACATTTTTTTATGACGGATGGTTTCTAATCATGGGCTACTATTTTAgttattcaattgatttttgtCGTCCTTTGCTTAGAAGTAGTGTGATGTTTTTGATTCCGTTGCATGCTCCTGTGGGGTGAGCAACGGAATCGAGATCAATAGTGTTCGGTTTGCGTTGTGAGAGTGCGAATGTTATTCGCGTTGAGCCGAGGATTGTCtcttggtgagctcgttccatacTTATGATGACACATTTTTATTGTGTGAACGTTACGTTTATGTAATTCTTTAATAATATTTGGATGTTTCGTCACTACAAAAGTCGACATAAAcctttattcctgtttcatataattttgatatgCACATACTTTTCGAATAACCTTTGAAAAGTTCATTAAGAATATCGACGTACTTTTTTAACCTTCAACCAATACCTTTTCACTACGAGACAATAATGCAAAACTAGAATTGAGAaagagtcgtatttttcctccttatcaatgaattgtatctctgtctagaAGCGATTCTCCAGATCTGTTTTTCTTCCTCACTTATAAACAACCTTCTCATAGTGATAGTGAAGATGGTTCGCCTCAAACCTCCTTAACTATAATTTT
It contains:
- the LOC5566170 gene encoding calmodulin, whose product is MSAQTPPDKLSQDQIEELREAFSLFDTNGDGTITCSELGTVLRSLGKNVSDAEVEELLKEVNVDHEGMIHFPDFVAMMSIRLRDFNSEEELKEAFRIFDRNGDGLISADELRAALQSFGEQLAEEEIEELLREADVNCDGQIDYEEFVKMITLK